GTCCAACCCAGTCTTCGCGGGCAATACGACCGTCAAATTCCAGATAGGTTTCGGCCTGAACGATGTCGGCTTCAGTCCAGGCGGCAATCTGATCGAAATGATAGATGCCGTGTTCGTTCAGCTTCTTTTCGTTGACTTCACCGATGCCCTTGATGAGCGTCAGATTGTCGGGCGTGCCATCTCGCGCTGCAGCCAGACCGCCTGCGAAACGGACCGCTTCCTCTGCCTTTTCTTCCTCGATCGCCTCTTCAGCAAGCTGCGACGCGATAAAGTCAGCAGGGTCGCCAGTACCCGGCTTGTCAGCCTCATCGATCAGATCAGCGATCTCATCATCGTCGACGCCAAGATAGGCAGCGATAACGCGCGGATCATTCTTGACCTCTTCAGGCGAACCATCCGAAATCTTGGTGCCATATTCAAGCACGATGACGTGGTCGGAAATTTCCATAACCACCGACATATCGTGCTCAATGAGCAGGATCGAGGTGCCTGTTTCCTTACGAATGTCGAGCAGAAGCTTGTTCAGCTCTGCCGATTCGCGCGGATTTAGACCCGCTGCCGGTTCATCCAAGCAAAGGATTTCCGGCTCGGTGCACATGGCGCGTGCGATTTCCAGACGACGCTGATCACCATAAGGAAGATCACCGGCCGGATCATCTGCACGATCAATCAGATTGATCTTCTCAAGCCATTGACGTGCTTTCTCGATCGCGTCCTTCGCAGCCTTGCGATAGGTTGGAAAACCAAGCAGACCGAGGATCGTATAACCCGACGAGCGCATCAGCGTGTTGTGCTGCGCGACAAGCAGGTTTTCGAGAACAGTCAGACCTGAAAACAGGCGAATGTTCTGGAAGGTACGCGCAACACGCGCATCCTGCGTAATTTTGAAATCCGGCAAGCGTTCCAACAGGAACTTCTCGCCCGTATTCCGGTTCATCGTTAGCATGCCGCCGGTCGGCTTATAGAAGCCGGTGATGCAGTTAAATACCGTGGTCTTGCCTGCACCATTTGGGCCAATGATCGCCGTGATGTCACCGCGCTTCACATTAAAGCTTAGATCGTTGATCGCGACGAGACCGCCAAAGCGCATCGACAGATGCTCAACTGTAAGAATGGTGTCTTTCGAACCATTGCCAGCCATAATTTTTGTCTCCGCCATCAGCCGTGCCCTTCCTTAGTAAAGGCACCTGACACCATCTTCTTCTGATTGAGGAA
This genomic stretch from Brucella pseudogrignonensis harbors:
- a CDS encoding ATP-binding cassette domain-containing protein, translating into MAGNGSKDTILTVEHLSMRFGGLVAINDLSFNVKRGDITAIIGPNGAGKTTVFNCITGFYKPTGGMLTMNRNTGEKFLLERLPDFKITQDARVARTFQNIRLFSGLTVLENLLVAQHNTLMRSSGYTILGLLGFPTYRKAAKDAIEKARQWLEKINLIDRADDPAGDLPYGDQRRLEIARAMCTEPEILCLDEPAAGLNPRESAELNKLLLDIRKETGTSILLIEHDMSVVMEISDHVIVLEYGTKISDGSPEEVKNDPRVIAAYLGVDDDEIADLIDEADKPGTGDPADFIASQLAEEAIEEEKAEEAVRFAGGLAAARDGTPDNLTLIKGIGEVNEKKLNEHGIYHFDQIAAWTEADIVQAETYLEFDGRIAREDWVGQAAQLSVGQATAFSARVEAGDVPTSHKTTPAKAARAPKGSKAPAKPKKGSE